One Longimicrobiales bacterium DNA window includes the following coding sequences:
- a CDS encoding carboxypeptidase-like regulatory domain-containing protein has protein sequence MKMMKSVCTAAMVAAPALIWAACTTPVQFAPGVATIDRDDIAGTVTGASGPEAGVWVIAETSDLPTKFARIVVTDDQGRYLLPDLPQASYDIWVRGYGLVDSPKQRTEPGTMLDLQATAAPNARAAAEYYPAGYWYSLLQVPAESEFPGTGPEGNGIHPVFKTQAEYLRIVKNGSCMGCHQMGSKGTRELHPALGSFESSVKAWEHRLKVGQAGGAMAPMVNQMGARTLRMFADWTDRIAGGAVPPAPPRPQGIERNVVITLWDWADPKAYLHDLVSTDRRNPTVNANGPVYAVLEASADYMPVLDPNTHTATRVPVTLRDSSAGPVAPQQVAVPSPYWGNEAIWTSRANAHNPMLDENGRVWITSRVRPPPNPAFCREGSSHPSARLFPLDASGRHLAVYDPVTKEMKHVSTCFGTHHLMFAEDANNTLWTSGGGPVVGWLNTRLWDQTGDEESAQGWTALILDINGNGRRDEYVEPNAPVDPTRDKRLQPGQYGGGVYALSPAPDGSVWGTTFGFPGALIRLSPGANPPETALTEVFEVPWNNPAVANHGFSPRGGDVDRNGVYWVAMASGHMASFDRRKCRGPLNGPTATGQHCPEGWTFYAEPLPQLGNVTGPGSGEGSYFTWVDQFNTLGLGENVPINTGNQSEGLLVLKDGEWVVLRVPYPMGFYTKWLDGRIDDPDAGWKGRGLWAAISTRTPFHMEGGKGVTSKAIRFQLRPDPLAR, from the coding sequence ATGAAGATGATGAAGTCGGTGTGCACGGCTGCCATGGTGGCTGCCCCTGCGCTGATATGGGCGGCCTGCACGACCCCCGTGCAGTTCGCCCCCGGCGTTGCGACTATCGATCGCGACGACATCGCGGGGACGGTGACGGGGGCGAGCGGCCCCGAAGCGGGGGTGTGGGTGATCGCCGAGACCTCCGACCTTCCGACGAAGTTTGCCAGGATCGTGGTGACCGACGACCAGGGGCGCTACCTCCTCCCCGACCTCCCGCAGGCGAGCTACGACATCTGGGTGCGCGGATACGGGCTGGTCGACTCGCCGAAGCAGCGGACGGAACCCGGGACGATGCTGGACCTGCAGGCGACCGCAGCGCCGAATGCGCGCGCCGCGGCGGAGTACTACCCGGCCGGGTACTGGTACTCGCTGCTCCAGGTGCCGGCCGAGAGCGAGTTCCCGGGAACTGGCCCCGAGGGTAACGGGATCCACCCGGTATTCAAGACTCAGGCGGAGTACCTCCGAATAGTGAAGAACGGCTCCTGCATGGGCTGCCACCAGATGGGGAGCAAGGGGACGCGCGAGCTGCACCCCGCGCTCGGCAGCTTCGAGTCGTCGGTGAAGGCGTGGGAGCACCGGCTGAAGGTCGGTCAGGCCGGAGGGGCGATGGCTCCCATGGTGAATCAGATGGGAGCACGCACGCTGCGGATGTTCGCGGACTGGACAGACCGGATCGCGGGGGGCGCGGTCCCTCCCGCGCCGCCCCGCCCGCAGGGGATCGAGCGGAACGTCGTCATCACGCTCTGGGACTGGGCGGACCCGAAGGCGTACCTGCACGACCTGGTCTCGACCGACCGGCGCAATCCCACCGTCAATGCCAACGGCCCGGTCTACGCTGTGCTCGAGGCGAGCGCCGACTACATGCCGGTGCTTGACCCGAACACTCATACCGCGACCCGCGTCCCTGTCACGCTCCGCGACTCCAGCGCCGGGCCGGTTGCGCCGCAGCAGGTCGCCGTGCCCTCGCCGTACTGGGGAAATGAGGCGATCTGGACCAGCCGGGCGAACGCACACAACCCGATGCTCGACGAGAATGGGCGCGTGTGGATCACCTCCAGGGTTCGGCCGCCGCCCAACCCGGCCTTCTGCAGGGAGGGGTCGAGCCATCCATCGGCCCGGCTCTTCCCGCTCGACGCCTCGGGCCGCCACCTGGCGGTTTACGACCCCGTGACGAAGGAGATGAAGCACGTCTCCACCTGCTTCGGCACGCACCACCTGATGTTTGCAGAGGACGCCAACAATACACTCTGGACGAGCGGCGGCGGGCCGGTGGTGGGGTGGCTGAACACCAGGCTCTGGGACCAGACTGGCGATGAGGAGAGTGCGCAGGGTTGGACCGCATTGATCCTGGACATCAACGGGAACGGCCGCCGCGACGAGTACGTGGAGCCGAACGCGCCCGTGGATCCCACCAGGGACAAGCGCCTGCAGCCGGGGCAGTATGGCGGCGGGGTGTACGCGCTGTCGCCGGCGCCGGACGGTTCGGTGTGGGGAACGACATTCGGGTTCCCCGGCGCGCTCATCCGGCTGAGCCCGGGCGCGAATCCTCCGGAAACCGCGCTCACGGAGGTGTTCGAAGTACCGTGGAACAACCCGGCCGTCGCGAACCATGGCTTCTCCCCCCGCGGCGGTGACGTGGACCGGAACGGCGTGTACTGGGTCGCCATGGCGAGCGGGCACATGGCCAGCTTCGACCGCCGCAAGTGCCGCGGTCCCCTGAACGGCCCCACCGCCACCGGCCAGCACTGTCCGGAGGGGTGGACCTTCTACGCCGAGCCCCTCCCGCAGCTCGGCAACGTTACCGGACCCGGGAGTGGGGAGGGGAGCTACTTCACCTGGGTGGATCAGTTCAACACGCTCGGCCTCGGTGAGAACGTCCCGATCAACACCGGGAACCAGTCCGAGGGACTCCTCGTCCTCAAGGACGGGGAGTGGGTCGTTCTTCGTGTCCCCTATCCGATGGGTTTCTACACCAAGTGGCTCGACGGCCGTATTGACGATCCGGACGCCGGCTGGAAGGGGCGCGGTCTCTGGGCCGCGATCAGCACCCGCACCCCCTTCCACATGGAGGGCGGGAAGGGGGTCACAAGCAAGGCGATCCGGTTCCAGCTCCGGCCGGACCCGCTGGCGAGGTAG